Proteins from a genomic interval of Symmachiella macrocystis:
- a CDS encoding LpxI family protein yields MESFDNNTQSAQPQSIGLLAGAGRFPFVFAQAARRQGISVHAVGVLGMASEELADVCETYVGVAISKVGKAIRRFKKVGVQRAVMAGKIEKVVLFHPYRWLRMIPDWRAAHMLMTYAARDKKDDTLLLAVIQEFARDNIIFESALNYCPEIVVKHGFLTKKRPSPSQWKDINFGWELAKEMGRLDVGQSIAVRETAVLAVEAIEGTDAAIRRAGELCKKGGFTVVKVAKPQQDMRFDVPTIGIQTIQTMHETGAKVLAIESDKTILLDEQEVLRLANKFGITIVSLNAEEVRLKQCA; encoded by the coding sequence ATGGAAAGTTTCGACAACAACACGCAATCCGCGCAGCCGCAAAGCATCGGCTTGTTGGCCGGCGCGGGTCGGTTCCCCTTCGTATTCGCACAAGCGGCGCGGCGGCAAGGCATTTCCGTACACGCTGTCGGCGTGCTCGGCATGGCCTCCGAGGAGTTGGCCGACGTTTGCGAGACGTATGTAGGCGTGGCCATCTCTAAAGTCGGCAAAGCCATTCGCCGTTTCAAAAAAGTCGGCGTCCAACGTGCGGTCATGGCCGGCAAGATTGAAAAAGTCGTGCTCTTTCATCCCTACCGTTGGTTACGGATGATTCCCGACTGGCGGGCCGCACACATGTTGATGACGTACGCCGCACGCGATAAAAAAGACGACACTTTATTGTTGGCCGTGATCCAAGAGTTCGCGCGCGACAATATCATTTTTGAATCCGCCCTGAATTACTGTCCGGAGATCGTCGTGAAACATGGATTCCTCACGAAAAAACGACCCAGCCCTTCGCAATGGAAAGATATCAACTTTGGCTGGGAGTTGGCCAAAGAAATGGGCCGGTTGGATGTCGGCCAAAGTATCGCCGTCCGCGAAACGGCCGTGTTAGCCGTCGAAGCCATCGAAGGCACCGACGCCGCAATCCGTCGTGCTGGAGAATTGTGCAAAAAAGGCGGGTTCACGGTGGTCAAAGTCGCCAAACCACAACAGGACATGCGGTTTGACGTTCCCACCATCGGCATCCAAACAATTCAAACCATGCATGAGACCGGGGCCAAAGTATTGGCCATCGAAAGTGACAAAACCATCCTACTCGACGAACAAGAAGTCCTGCGACTAGCCAATAAATTTGGGATTACCATCGTCTCGCTCAACGCCGAAGAA
- the aroH gene encoding chorismate mutase produces MPVRGIRGATTVDIDTPEEIRAATRELLIAVLKANQVEEFDELASVFLTTSHDLTSAFPAAAARELGMDLVPLLCATEIAVPGAMPRCIRVLMHINTDRSQQEITHVYLREAQKLRPDMSSAQ; encoded by the coding sequence ATGCCCGTCAGAGGAATTCGCGGCGCCACGACCGTCGACATCGATACCCCCGAAGAAATCCGCGCCGCCACGCGCGAATTGCTGATCGCGGTGCTCAAAGCCAACCAGGTTGAGGAGTTCGACGAGTTGGCATCGGTGTTTTTGACGACTTCACACGATTTGACATCGGCGTTTCCCGCCGCTGCCGCTCGTGAATTGGGCATGGACCTTGTCCCGTTGCTGTGCGCTACGGAAATCGCCGTCCCGGGAGCAATGCCCCGCTGCATCCGCGTTCTCATGCACATCAACACCGACCGCTCGCAGCAAGAAATCACGCACGTCTACCTGCGCGAGGCCCAGAAACTTCGCCCGGATATGAGCAGCGCTCAGTAG
- the lpxD gene encoding UDP-3-O-(3-hydroxymyristoyl)glucosamine N-acyltransferase: protein MSATIAELAALVGGEVQGDAGQEITGAQSTVDACAQDITFAVDEANLRLLPQSAAGAALISKSLSDAATTATLSIPLIFVDDPLTAFCGVLEHFRPRRPRLEIGVSPQAYVDTTAIIGPGTNIHPGASIGAETIIGSDCDIHPGVSIGAGCQIGDGCTLYPNVVLYDQVTLGDRVILHATAVLGADGFGYQLKNGAFEKIPQLGTVIIEDDVEIGAGTTIDRAMIGATKIGRGTKLDNQIMIGHNCVLGAHNVFASQVGFAGSVTTGDYVMCAGQVGVADHVHIGDGAKLASKSGVHKDLPGGQAYVGQPVQPERDGMRSLMAMQKLPEMARRVRKMESRIEDVAELLSQLGDDNPPLAKAG from the coding sequence ATGTCCGCGACAATCGCTGAATTGGCTGCGTTGGTCGGTGGCGAGGTCCAAGGCGATGCCGGCCAAGAAATCACCGGCGCCCAATCGACAGTCGACGCCTGTGCCCAAGACATTACCTTTGCGGTCGACGAAGCCAACTTGCGGCTCCTCCCGCAAAGCGCCGCCGGCGCCGCTTTGATCTCCAAGTCATTGTCCGATGCCGCCACGACGGCAACCCTGTCGATCCCGCTGATTTTTGTCGATGATCCGCTGACCGCCTTTTGCGGCGTGCTGGAACATTTCCGACCACGGCGGCCGCGACTCGAAATCGGCGTCTCCCCACAAGCCTATGTCGACACCACCGCCATCATCGGTCCCGGGACGAACATTCATCCCGGCGCATCGATCGGGGCCGAGACGATCATCGGCAGTGATTGCGACATTCATCCCGGCGTGTCGATCGGAGCGGGTTGCCAGATCGGCGACGGGTGTACGCTGTATCCCAATGTCGTGCTTTACGATCAGGTCACACTGGGCGATCGCGTGATCCTGCATGCGACCGCTGTCTTGGGAGCGGACGGATTCGGTTATCAACTTAAAAACGGCGCGTTTGAAAAAATTCCCCAACTGGGAACAGTGATCATCGAAGACGACGTTGAAATCGGCGCTGGAACCACTATCGACCGGGCCATGATCGGTGCCACAAAAATCGGCCGCGGCACCAAACTCGACAATCAAATCATGATCGGCCACAACTGCGTGCTGGGCGCGCACAACGTGTTTGCCTCGCAGGTCGGTTTCGCCGGATCAGTGACGACGGGCGACTATGTGATGTGCGCCGGCCAAGTCGGTGTCGCCGACCACGTGCATATCGGCGACGGCGCCAAGTTGGCGTCCAAGTCGGGCGTACACAAGGATCTGCCGGGTGGACAAGCCTATGTCGGACAGCCGGTGCAGCCTGAACGGGACGGCATGCGGTCGCTCATGGCCATGCAAAAGCTGCCCGAAATGGCGCGGCGCGTGCGAAAAATGGAATCACGAATTGAAGACGTGGCGGAATTGTTATCGCAGTTGGGCGACGACAACCCACCGTTAGCGAAGGCGGGATAA